A stretch of DNA from Candidatus Bipolaricaulota bacterium:
GCGATCAGCGCGTCGGCGGCGATCCCCATCGCGACAAGCTCCTCGTACTTGTCGTAGGCGCGGGGATCGTTGAAGTAGTCGAGCGCTTCGATCCGGGCGGAGATCCTGCGTTTGAAGTCGAGCATCCCCTGGTGATAGATCTTGTCGTCGAGCACGGTGTGGCCCGGGGCGCGCTGCTCCATGAACTCGGTGAACACCCCGGCGGAGAACGCGGCGTGCCACTCCGGGGTCATCGCAGCGAACAGCCGTTCCCGCATCGACCGTCCTTGCCAGAACGGGATGATCTCCTCGGCGTACAGGCGCCGCGTCTCGTCCGACACCCGAAACGATACCTTGTCGCGCGAGTCGAGGACCTCCAGGTCCGCAAGTGAGTGGCAGCAGAGCTCGGGGTAGGTGGGGACGTGCCTCGGCCGCGGCCCCTTCTCCCCCACGATCAGCTCCCCGTCGCCGATCCAGACCTCCTTGTTCGCAAGGAGGTGGGCGAACGCCAGGGCGCGGGTCACCGGTGCGGAACGGCTCCCGCGATCGTTCCGGTAGAATTCCGTGATCAGCCGCGCCCGCTCGGGTGAAATCACAGGTTCCGCCGCCAGGCTCTCCTCCCGCAGCCGCTTAACCCGGGGCGACATCCCCATACCGCTCACCTCCGATCATCACCTGGAGTTTATACCGCAAGAAGATCTCCGCAAGTCCTTCCATCCGGGCCTGGGGAGGGACCGGCGTATCCACGAGTTGGTATTTCAGCCCGAGCCGGGCGTATTTGTCGCTCCCGGCGCGGTGGTAAGGGAGGAGGTCTATCGGGTAGGGGGTGGGAAGCGCGGCGACGAACCTTGCGATCCCGTCCATGTTCTCCTCGGAATCGGTGATCCCCGGGATCACCGGGACGCGGACGATCACCCTTGCCCCGCGCGACGCGAGGAGACGAAGGTTCTCCAGGATCGGGCCGTTCGGGACCCCGGTGTAGCGGCGATGCAGATCATCGTCGATCAATTTCAGGTCGTAGAGGAAGAGCCCGGCGTATCCTGCGACCGCCTCGACCACATCGGCGGGGGCGTAGCCCGAGGTATCGATCACCGTCGCGAGGCCAT
This window harbors:
- a CDS encoding glycyl-radical enzyme activating protein — encoded protein: MATGMIFDIKRFAVHDGPGIRTTVFFKGCPLACPWCHNPEGKKFTPEMFVRPARCIGCGSCLPACPHGALSLPTGVIALDRERCDSCGRCVDACPSDALETVGREVTVEWLVAEIERDRTFFDGSGGGVTFSGGEPLAQPEFLIELLRACRVNGLATVIDTSGYAPADVVEAVAGYAGLFLYDLKLIDDDLHRRYTGVPNGPILENLRLLASRGARVIVRVPVIPGITDSEENMDGIARFVAALPTPYPIDLLPYHRAGSDKYARLGLKYQLVDTPVPPQARMEGLAEIFLRYKLQVMIGGERYGDVAPG